Proteins found in one Thermaerobacter subterraneus DSM 13965 genomic segment:
- a CDS encoding dihydroorotate dehydrogenase translates to MNRAAEPYPGLQGGGFSPSRVLARVVETRWVAPGVAMTTLAEPALARRVEPLQFVQVLVPAAGWPLPAGSPLPPVPEAEPAGGTSGFAGDTGSSGGTAGDPGGLRVPGPSGHAGETGGPGPGMRPPVATGGTVGRPFLGRPFSVAGTDAEGGRITLVYRVIGPATAALASLPLGAGLVVLGPLGRPAPAGWTAGSRTAGSSAAAAATAAGREPGCGPGAAAPSESRCTPDIGAPAGPRRRPGVVEPAEPRCEPAAPQPADPQPAGPGRTPGTGAPSDPRCGPGAAAPRPLLLVAPGWQVLALRLLAARAQAAGVPVTVASVIEPRPPQPPVPSPSPERPAPVPASDGSDPAAALEAVWNGLSPAAPPLAFWAGSSSCWPGASGGEQAGGGRTSASGRNSEGGRTWLEALRAHPAVAGTAGPGRVVAAGPAPFLRGVQAALGGTAAEGFLVVDAYMPCGYGVCLGCAVPLHGPAGTVRYARACREGRWFPAREVILG, encoded by the coding sequence GTGAACCGGGCTGCGGAACCATACCCAGGCCTCCAGGGCGGCGGGTTTTCTCCCTCCCGCGTCCTGGCCCGGGTGGTGGAGACCCGGTGGGTGGCGCCGGGCGTCGCCATGACCACGCTGGCCGAGCCGGCCCTGGCCCGGCGGGTCGAGCCGCTGCAGTTCGTCCAGGTGCTGGTGCCCGCAGCCGGCTGGCCGCTCCCGGCCGGCAGCCCGCTGCCGCCGGTGCCGGAGGCGGAGCCGGCGGGCGGGACCAGCGGCTTCGCTGGCGACACGGGGAGCTCCGGCGGCACCGCCGGGGACCCCGGCGGCTTGAGGGTGCCGGGGCCCTCGGGGCACGCCGGGGAGACCGGCGGCCCCGGGCCGGGGATGCGGCCGCCCGTGGCGACAGGCGGAACCGTGGGGCGCCCCTTCCTGGGTCGCCCCTTTTCCGTGGCTGGGACCGACGCGGAAGGGGGCCGCATCACCCTGGTCTACCGGGTCATCGGGCCGGCCACCGCGGCCCTGGCCTCCCTGCCGCTGGGCGCCGGGCTGGTGGTGCTGGGGCCCCTGGGCCGGCCGGCGCCGGCGGGCTGGACGGCGGGCAGCCGGACGGCGGGGTCCTCAGCGGCAGCGGCTGCAACGGCAGCAGGACGGGAGCCCGGATGCGGGCCGGGCGCCGCGGCACCGTCCGAGTCCCGGTGCACGCCAGATATCGGTGCGCCGGCCGGTCCGCGGCGCAGGCCGGGTGTGGTCGAGCCGGCCGAGCCACGGTGCGAGCCGGCCGCTCCACAGCCGGCGGACCCGCAGCCGGCGGGCCCCGGGCGCACACCGGGCACGGGAGCGCCTTCGGATCCCCGGTGCGGGCCGGGCGCCGCGGCGCCGCGGCCCCTGCTGCTGGTGGCGCCCGGCTGGCAGGTGCTGGCCCTGCGGCTCCTTGCCGCCCGGGCTCAGGCGGCTGGTGTGCCGGTGACGGTGGCCAGCGTGATCGAGCCCCGGCCCCCCCAGCCGCCGGTGCCTTCCCCGAGCCCGGAGCGCCCGGCACCGGTCCCCGCCAGTGACGGGAGCGACCCCGCAGCGGCACTGGAGGCGGTGTGGAACGGGCTTTCGCCGGCGGCGCCGCCCCTCGCCTTCTGGGCCGGTTCCTCCAGCTGCTGGCCGGGTGCCTCCGGCGGGGAGCAGGCGGGGGGCGGCCGGACCTCGGCAAGTGGCCGCAACTCGGAAGGCGGCCGGACTTGGCTGGAGGCCTTGCGCGCCCATCCGGCCGTGGCCGGCACGGCGGGCCCCGGCCGCGTGGTGGCGGCCGGCCCTGCCCCCTTCCTGCGCGGCGTGCAGGCGGCGCTGGGGGGCACGGCGGCGGAGGGCTTTCTCGTCGTCGACGCCTACATGCCCTGCGGGTACGGGGTGTGCCTGGGCTGCGCCGTGCCCCTGCACGGCCCCGCCGGGACCGTGCGGTACGCCCGGGCCTGCCGGGAAGGGCGCTGGTTTCCGGCGCGGGAGGTGATCCTGGGATGA
- a CDS encoding dihydroorotate dehydrogenase: MNPVPSLEVRLGSLVLKNPVVTAAGTFGYGREAAEFYPLDRLGAVTVKGLSLEPWPGNPPPRAVETPAGLLNAIGLQNPGVEHFVAHGLPWLRRLAVPVIANVVGRTAEEYAAVAARLDAAGVDALELNLSCPNVKAGGLEFGRDPATAAALVRQVRRVTRRPLLVKLSPEGGRLLEVAAAVMEAGADGLSLINTLRGAAVDVDAERPVLATVGGGLSGPAIRPVAVYWIWEAYRRLRVPILGMGGVATGRDAAELMLAGAAAVAVGTAALADPMAPVRVLEELAAILAARGLDAARLTGRAHGNGEEGAG; this comes from the coding sequence ATGAACCCGGTTCCCTCCCTGGAAGTGCGCCTCGGTTCCCTGGTGCTGAAGAACCCGGTGGTCACCGCGGCGGGCACCTTCGGCTACGGCCGCGAGGCGGCCGAGTTCTACCCCCTGGACCGGCTGGGGGCGGTGACCGTCAAGGGGCTGAGCCTCGAACCCTGGCCCGGCAACCCGCCGCCCCGGGCGGTGGAAACCCCGGCGGGCCTTCTCAACGCCATCGGCCTGCAGAACCCGGGCGTCGAGCACTTCGTCGCCCACGGCCTGCCCTGGCTGCGCCGCCTGGCGGTGCCGGTCATCGCCAACGTGGTGGGCCGGACGGCGGAGGAGTACGCGGCCGTGGCCGCCCGGCTGGATGCCGCCGGTGTCGATGCCCTGGAGCTCAACCTCTCCTGCCCCAACGTCAAGGCGGGAGGGCTCGAGTTCGGCCGGGATCCGGCCACGGCGGCGGCCCTGGTGCGCCAGGTGCGCCGGGTGACCCGGCGGCCCCTGCTGGTCAAGCTGTCGCCGGAGGGCGGCCGGCTCCTGGAGGTGGCCGCGGCGGTGATGGAGGCGGGGGCCGACGGCCTCTCGCTGATCAACACCCTGCGCGGTGCCGCCGTCGACGTGGACGCGGAGCGGCCGGTGCTGGCCACGGTGGGGGGCGGGCTGTCGGGCCCGGCCATCCGGCCTGTCGCCGTGTACTGGATCTGGGAGGCGTACCGCCGGCTGCGGGTCCCCATTCTGGGTATGGGCGGCGTGGCGACGGGCCGGGACGCGGCGGAGCTCATGCTGGCGGGCGCGGCGGCGGTGGCCGTGGGCACGGCGGCCCTGGCCGACCCCATGGCCCCGGTGCGGGTGCTGGAAGAACTGGCGGCGATCCTGGCGGCCAGGGGCCTGGACGCGGCCCGGCTCACCGGCCGGGCCCACGGCAACGGGGAGGAGGGAGCGGGATGA
- the pyrF gene encoding orotidine-5'-phosphate decarboxylase, with protein sequence MMVEVAPAGRLVVALDVAEAGRAEELVRRLAPSGCAFKVGLEMLYALGAGWIDRLAGQGLRVFADAKLHDIPHTVSRAARALAARGAWMITVHTAGGAEMVRAAVEGAAEGAAAAGCPRPLLVGVTVLTSLDEGALREAAGTALPLAAEVVRRAERARAWGLDGIVCAAVDLAAARRVLGPGMVLVTPGIRPSGAPAADQRRVATPGEAVAAGADYLVVGRPVTEAADPRAALEAIAAEVERAGAANPAAAPGAGGPAGATGPAGNSAEGIAAGAAGKPAGVGAGARPAGDEEVSQA encoded by the coding sequence ATGATGGTCGAGGTGGCTCCGGCGGGGCGCCTGGTGGTGGCCCTGGACGTGGCCGAGGCGGGGCGGGCGGAGGAACTGGTCCGGCGCCTGGCCCCGTCGGGATGCGCGTTCAAGGTGGGCCTGGAGATGCTCTACGCCCTGGGGGCCGGCTGGATCGATCGCCTGGCCGGGCAGGGGCTGCGGGTTTTCGCCGACGCCAAGCTGCACGACATCCCCCACACCGTGTCCAGGGCCGCCCGCGCCCTGGCCGCCCGGGGCGCGTGGATGATCACCGTCCACACGGCGGGTGGGGCGGAGATGGTGCGGGCGGCGGTGGAAGGGGCCGCTGAAGGGGCCGCCGCTGCCGGCTGCCCGCGCCCCCTCCTGGTGGGGGTGACGGTCCTCACCAGCCTGGACGAAGGGGCGCTGCGGGAGGCGGCGGGCACCGCCTTGCCCCTGGCCGCCGAGGTGGTGCGGCGGGCGGAACGGGCCCGGGCCTGGGGGCTGGACGGGATCGTCTGCGCGGCGGTGGACCTGGCGGCGGCCCGCCGGGTGCTGGGCCCGGGCATGGTGCTGGTGACGCCCGGCATCCGTCCCTCGGGGGCGCCGGCGGCAGACCAGCGGCGGGTGGCCACACCGGGGGAGGCCGTGGCGGCGGGCGCCGACTACCTGGTGGTGGGGCGCCCGGTCACGGAAGCCGCCGATCCCCGGGCGGCCCTGGAGGCCATCGCCGCCGAGGTGGAGCGGGCCGGAGCGGCGAATCCGGCGGCCGCCCCCGGGGCCGGTGGGCCGGCGGGGGCCACCGGGCCCGCTGGCAACTCTGCGGAAGGCATTGCCGCAGGTGCTGCTGGGAAGCCGGCGGGAGTTGGGGCCGGCGCCCGGCCTGCCGGCGACGAAGAGGTGAGCCAGGCATGA
- the pyrE gene encoding orotate phosphoribosyltransferase has protein sequence MSGGNPRMAQRGATGGEWAGGGGLAGGAGSAGDSVEALLEQTGAHRRGHFRLTTGLHSDEFFLLAQAFQYPQVLEAIGAALAEALKNVLPAGMPVGAVAGPAVGGILLAHAVARCLPARSLFAEKDPGGGMAFKRGFRLEPGEPVVVVEDAVTTGGSVRKTMEAVTAAGGRVVAVGAVVDRSGGAVDFGVPFAALLARSVAAYPPGDCPLCRQGVPLQDLKRG, from the coding sequence ATGAGCGGGGGCAACCCCAGGATGGCCCAGCGAGGGGCGACCGGGGGCGAATGGGCCGGCGGTGGCGGATTGGCCGGCGGCGCCGGATCGGCCGGAGACTCCGTGGAAGCGCTGCTGGAGCAGACGGGCGCCCACCGCCGAGGGCACTTCCGGCTGACCACCGGCCTGCACAGCGACGAGTTCTTCCTCCTGGCCCAGGCCTTTCAGTATCCCCAGGTCCTTGAAGCCATCGGGGCGGCCCTGGCGGAGGCGCTGAAGAACGTGCTGCCCGCGGGGATGCCGGTGGGTGCCGTGGCCGGCCCGGCGGTGGGCGGGATCCTACTGGCCCACGCCGTGGCCCGGTGCCTGCCTGCCCGCTCCCTCTTCGCCGAGAAGGATCCCGGCGGCGGCATGGCCTTCAAGCGCGGCTTCCGCCTGGAGCCGGGCGAGCCGGTGGTGGTGGTGGAGGACGCGGTGACCACGGGCGGTTCGGTCCGCAAGACCATGGAGGCCGTCACGGCGGCCGGCGGCCGGGTGGTGGCCGTGGGGGCCGTGGTCGACCGCAGCGGCGGCGCAGTGGATTTCGGCGTGCCCTTCGCCGCCCTGCTGGCCCGCTCCGTGGCCGCCTACCCGCCGGGCGACTGTCCCCTGTGCCGCCAGGGCGTCCCGCTGCAGGACCTGAAGCGCGGGTAG
- the sufB gene encoding Fe-S cluster assembly protein SufB, producing MAKELVELGQEYKYGFRDPENYVFKSPKGLTREIVESISHYKNEPDWMRQIRLHAFEVFEKKPMPTWGPDLSGLRFEDIHYYIKPAERQGRSWDEVPEYIKRTFDRLGIPEAERKFLAGVSAQYESEVVYHSIREDLEKQGVIFCDTDTAVKEYPDLVREYFGTVVPAEDNKFAALNTAVWSGGSFIYVPPGVRVDIPLQAYFRINAQNMGQFERTLIIVDEGAFVHYVEGCTAPIYSTDSLHSAVVEIIVKKGGRCRYTTIQNWSHNVYNLVTKRAVAYEEATMEWVDGNIGSKVTMKYPSVYLLGRGAKADILSIAFAGRGQHQDAGSKVIHAAPDTSSTVVSKGICKDGGIQSYRGLVQVHEGAERAKVNVQCDALILDPYSRTDTFPYIEINEDNVTIQHEATVSKVSEEQLFYLMSRGIDEQTATTMIVSGFIEPFTKELPMEYAIEMNRLIQLEMEGSVG from the coding sequence GTGGCCAAGGAACTGGTCGAACTGGGCCAGGAGTACAAGTACGGTTTCCGCGACCCCGAGAACTACGTGTTCAAGTCCCCCAAGGGCTTGACCCGGGAGATCGTCGAAAGCATCTCCCACTACAAGAACGAGCCGGACTGGATGCGTCAGATCCGGCTGCATGCCTTCGAGGTCTTTGAGAAGAAGCCCATGCCCACGTGGGGTCCCGACCTGTCGGGCCTGCGCTTCGAGGACATCCACTACTACATCAAGCCCGCCGAGCGCCAGGGGCGCAGCTGGGACGAGGTGCCGGAGTACATCAAGCGCACCTTCGACCGGCTGGGCATCCCCGAGGCGGAGCGCAAGTTCCTCGCCGGCGTCAGCGCCCAGTACGAGTCGGAGGTCGTCTACCACAGCATCCGGGAAGACCTGGAGAAGCAGGGCGTGATCTTCTGCGACACCGACACCGCGGTCAAGGAGTACCCCGACCTGGTGCGGGAGTACTTCGGCACGGTGGTGCCGGCGGAAGACAACAAGTTCGCCGCCCTGAACACCGCGGTGTGGTCCGGCGGCAGCTTCATCTACGTGCCGCCGGGCGTGCGGGTCGACATCCCGCTGCAGGCGTATTTCCGCATCAACGCCCAGAACATGGGCCAGTTCGAGCGGACCCTGATCATCGTGGACGAGGGGGCCTTCGTCCACTACGTGGAGGGCTGCACGGCGCCCATCTACTCCACCGACTCGCTGCACTCCGCGGTGGTGGAGATCATCGTCAAGAAGGGCGGCCGCTGCCGTTACACCACCATCCAGAACTGGTCCCACAACGTCTACAACCTGGTGACCAAGCGGGCCGTCGCCTATGAAGAGGCCACCATGGAGTGGGTCGACGGCAATATCGGCTCCAAGGTCACCATGAAGTACCCCAGCGTGTACCTGCTGGGCCGCGGCGCCAAGGCCGACATCCTGTCCATCGCCTTCGCCGGCCGGGGGCAGCACCAGGATGCCGGCAGCAAGGTGATCCACGCGGCTCCCGATACCTCGTCCACCGTGGTGTCCAAGGGCATCTGCAAGGACGGCGGCATCCAGAGCTACCGCGGCCTGGTCCAGGTGCACGAGGGGGCCGAGCGGGCCAAGGTCAACGTCCAGTGCGACGCGCTGATCCTGGACCCGTACTCCCGGACGGACACCTTCCCCTACATCGAGATCAACGAGGACAACGTCACCATCCAGCACGAGGCGACGGTGTCCAAGGTCAGCGAGGAGCAGCTCTTCTACCTGATGAGCCGCGGCATCGACGAGCAGACGGCGACCACCATGATCGTCAGCGGCTTCATCGAGCCCTTCACCAAGGAGCTGCCGATGGAGTACGCCATCGAGATGAACCGCCTGATCCAGCTGGAGATGGAAGGCTCCGTCGGCTGA
- a CDS encoding non-heme iron oxygenase ferredoxin subunit — protein MAWRQVATRDQVPAGTGLKVEIDGHPVAVWHTASGEFFVTDDTCTHAQASLSEGGLQGYVCICPRHGARFDVRTGAVRALPAVVPLRTYPVRVDGDAILIDWKD, from the coding sequence ATGGCCTGGAGGCAGGTGGCGACCCGGGATCAGGTCCCGGCGGGAACGGGGCTGAAGGTGGAGATCGACGGCCATCCTGTGGCTGTCTGGCATACCGCCAGCGGCGAGTTCTTCGTTACCGATGATACGTGCACCCATGCCCAGGCGTCCCTGAGCGAGGGGGGCCTGCAGGGCTACGTGTGCATCTGCCCGCGCCACGGGGCCCGTTTCGACGTGCGGACGGGGGCCGTGAGAGCCCTGCCGGCGGTGGTGCCCTTGCGCACCTATCCCGTGCGGGTCGACGGCGATGCCATCCTGATCGATTGGAAGGACTGA
- a CDS encoding YitT family protein: MGGTATTSQGAGTGPGAGGPGGRPGAGPLQAGRFVQVAFLAAGATLFSLGINGFLVPARLGEGGLSGVSLLLHYATGLPVSLLYLLLNIPLFVFGWWAIGRGFILRTGLATLLVTLALRLTEGVAFRVDEPLLASLYGGAFIGSGIGLLFRAGASSGGIDIVARFLKERYGIGIAETFLVADSLVLAAFALTLGADTALYSILVTFLGGRVADVVQEGPLRAKSAWIVTSRPREIARVVTVQLGRGATILRATGAWTGEERAVVLVVLNRRELARLKQLIREMDPQAFVAVTDAAEVLGEGFPAAWS; encoded by the coding sequence GTGGGCGGAACGGCCACCACCTCGCAGGGCGCCGGCACGGGCCCGGGCGCCGGGGGCCCCGGAGGGCGGCCGGGGGCAGGGCCGCTCCAGGCGGGCCGGTTCGTCCAGGTGGCCTTCCTGGCCGCGGGAGCGACCCTGTTCAGCCTGGGGATCAACGGCTTTCTGGTGCCGGCGCGGCTGGGCGAGGGCGGCCTCAGCGGCGTCTCCTTGCTGCTGCACTACGCCACGGGCCTGCCCGTTTCGCTGCTCTACCTGCTGCTCAACATCCCCCTGTTCGTTTTCGGCTGGTGGGCCATCGGCCGGGGGTTCATCCTGCGGACGGGCCTGGCCACCCTGCTGGTCACCCTGGCCCTGCGGCTGACGGAGGGCGTGGCCTTCCGGGTGGACGAGCCCCTGCTGGCCAGCCTGTACGGCGGCGCCTTCATCGGCTCGGGCATCGGGCTCCTGTTCCGGGCCGGCGCCAGCAGCGGCGGGATCGACATCGTCGCCCGGTTCCTCAAGGAGCGGTACGGGATCGGCATCGCCGAGACCTTCCTGGTGGCCGACAGCCTGGTGCTGGCAGCCTTCGCCCTGACCCTAGGGGCCGACACCGCCCTCTACTCCATCCTGGTGACCTTCCTGGGCGGCCGGGTGGCCGACGTGGTGCAGGAAGGACCCTTGCGGGCCAAGAGCGCCTGGATCGTCACCAGCCGGCCCCGGGAGATCGCCCGGGTGGTAACCGTCCAGCTGGGGCGCGGGGCCACCATCCTGCGGGCAACGGGCGCCTGGACGGGCGAAGAGCGGGCGGTGGTGCTGGTCGTCCTCAACCGCCGGGAGCTGGCCCGGCTCAAGCAGCTGATCCGCGAGATGGACCCCCAGGCCTTCGTGGCGGTGACCGATGCGGCGGAGGTGCTGGGCGAGGGGTTCCCGGCCGCCTGGTCCTGA
- the ychF gene encoding redox-regulated ATPase YchF produces MDIGLIGLPQVGKSLLFRLLAGEGRGGPGQATVGMASVPDPRLDRLAALYKPRKVTPAALRVTDIPGAVPGEDRARWNRFLEAVRGADVLVHVIRAFGGGSLPHVLGEVDPLRDARLIRDELILTDLATVESARQRLEATPPRKRRPDDQALLERLPEMQALLEQERPLRELSWTDEDLRLVKGFGLLTLKPLVLAVNVDEGQLQQGTFPGEEALRQAAAQWGEPLITFCGPVEAEIAELPAGEREAFMGEYGIGEPGVARLARAAYEASGLISFFTAGEEEVRAWPIRRGLTAKQAAGKIHSDIERGFIRAEVVAYEDLIRLGSMAAVREAGLLRLEGRDYVVQDGDVILFRFNV; encoded by the coding sequence GTGGACATCGGTCTGATCGGCCTTCCCCAGGTGGGGAAGTCGTTGCTTTTCCGGCTGCTGGCCGGCGAGGGCCGGGGGGGTCCCGGCCAGGCGACGGTGGGCATGGCGTCCGTTCCCGACCCGCGCCTGGACCGCCTGGCAGCCCTCTACAAGCCCCGGAAGGTGACCCCCGCCGCCTTGCGGGTGACCGACATCCCCGGCGCCGTGCCGGGCGAGGACCGGGCGCGGTGGAACCGGTTCCTGGAAGCTGTGCGAGGGGCGGACGTGCTGGTCCACGTGATCCGCGCCTTCGGCGGCGGCTCCCTGCCTCACGTGCTGGGCGAGGTGGACCCCCTGCGGGATGCCCGCCTGATCCGCGACGAGCTGATCCTCACCGACCTGGCGACGGTGGAGAGCGCCCGCCAGCGGCTGGAGGCCACGCCGCCCCGCAAGCGCCGGCCCGACGACCAGGCCCTGCTGGAGCGGCTCCCGGAGATGCAGGCCTTGCTCGAACAGGAGCGGCCCCTGCGGGAGCTCTCCTGGACCGATGAGGACCTGCGCCTGGTCAAGGGCTTCGGCCTGCTCACCCTCAAACCCTTGGTGCTGGCCGTCAACGTGGACGAGGGCCAGCTGCAGCAGGGGACCTTCCCGGGCGAGGAAGCCCTGCGCCAGGCGGCCGCCCAGTGGGGCGAGCCCCTCATCACCTTCTGCGGTCCCGTGGAAGCCGAGATCGCCGAGCTGCCCGCCGGCGAGCGGGAGGCCTTCATGGGCGAGTACGGCATCGGCGAGCCGGGCGTGGCGCGCCTGGCCCGGGCGGCCTATGAGGCCAGCGGGCTGATCAGCTTCTTCACCGCCGGGGAGGAGGAGGTCCGGGCCTGGCCCATCCGCCGCGGGCTGACGGCCAAGCAGGCGGCCGGCAAGATCCACTCCGACATCGAGCGGGGTTTCATCCGGGCGGAGGTGGTCGCCTACGAAGACCTGATCCGCCTGGGATCCATGGCCGCCGTGCGGGAGGCGGGTCTGCTGCGCCTGGAGGGCCGGGACTACGTGGTCCAGGACGGTGACGTGATCCTGTTCCGGTTCAACGTCTGA
- a CDS encoding MFS transporter produces MGTGRPRTGTARPQREIPRTEEGAAGGGPAAEEQLSRHGFFILLLTMFLTVAGFGIVLPVLPYFAQDLGASSLEMGLMVSLYALAQFLFAPVWGSLSDRIGRKPVLILGMTGFGLSFIAMAFVHSVAVLILVRFLGGMLSSSTFPSAQALVADLTPPERRGSSLALMGGSSNLGFVLGPLLGVPITSLGYGFSGLALTGGIAILLTALLAIAVLPAPRPRAATAGRRPPLTRSLRLAVASAEAPCYWLVLVAAMAGSSVFSMLGYYLMERMGAPESANQLAFSVMGIASAVIQFTVVGRAMERWGETRTSSAGFLAGAVAFVLLLLAGRVWQACAAVAVWGVALALIRPPLTTLVSRRTRLGQGTALGIQASFESIGRMAGPLLAGFLFSLHPQLPYAAVEVLLLAALFWGSRALRRLESGDAGPDGADGTGAGPAPGEAARPAAGSLVATSTR; encoded by the coding sequence TTGGGGACGGGTCGGCCCCGAACGGGTACGGCCCGGCCGCAGCGGGAGATCCCCCGCACGGAGGAAGGGGCGGCCGGCGGCGGCCCGGCCGCGGAGGAACAGCTCTCCCGCCACGGCTTCTTCATCCTGCTGCTCACCATGTTTTTGACGGTGGCCGGTTTCGGCATCGTCCTGCCGGTGCTGCCCTATTTTGCGCAGGATCTGGGCGCCAGCAGCCTGGAGATGGGCCTTATGGTCTCCCTGTACGCCCTGGCCCAGTTCCTGTTTGCCCCGGTGTGGGGGTCGCTCTCGGACCGGATCGGGCGCAAGCCCGTGCTGATCCTGGGCATGACCGGCTTCGGCCTGTCCTTCATCGCCATGGCCTTCGTCCACTCGGTGGCGGTACTGATCCTGGTACGCTTCCTGGGCGGCATGCTGTCGTCATCCACCTTCCCATCTGCTCAGGCCCTGGTGGCCGACCTGACGCCACCCGAACGCCGCGGCAGCTCCCTGGCCCTGATGGGTGGGTCCAGCAACCTGGGCTTCGTCTTGGGCCCGCTTCTGGGGGTGCCCATCACGTCGCTGGGTTACGGCTTTTCCGGCCTGGCTCTGACGGGGGGCATTGCCATCCTGCTGACCGCCCTGCTGGCCATCGCCGTGCTGCCCGCGCCCCGGCCCCGGGCCGCGACCGCCGGCCGGCGCCCGCCCCTCACCCGGTCCCTGCGGCTGGCCGTCGCCAGCGCCGAGGCGCCGTGCTACTGGCTGGTCCTGGTGGCCGCCATGGCCGGTTCCAGCGTCTTCTCCATGCTGGGGTATTACCTGATGGAACGGATGGGCGCTCCGGAATCGGCCAACCAGCTGGCCTTCTCGGTGATGGGCATCGCCTCGGCCGTCATCCAGTTCACCGTGGTGGGCCGGGCCATGGAGCGCTGGGGCGAGACGCGGACCTCCAGTGCGGGGTTTCTGGCCGGTGCTGTGGCCTTCGTCCTGCTGCTTCTGGCGGGGCGGGTCTGGCAGGCCTGCGCGGCCGTGGCGGTGTGGGGTGTGGCCCTGGCCTTGATTCGCCCGCCCTTGACCACCCTGGTCTCGCGCCGGACCCGGCTGGGCCAGGGGACCGCCCTGGGGATCCAGGCCTCCTTCGAGAGCATCGGCCGGATGGCGGGCCCGCTGCTGGCGGGATTCTTGTTCAGCCTCCATCCCCAGCTGCCCTACGCCGCGGTGGAGGTGCTGCTGCTGGCCGCCCTCTTCTGGGGAAGCCGCGCCCTGCGCCGCCTGGAATCGGGAGACGCCGGTCCGGACGGCGCCGACGGGACGGGGGCTGGCCCTGCGCCGGGTGAGGCGGCGCGTCCGGCGGCGGGAAGTCTGGTGGCGACGTCGACCCGGTAA
- a CDS encoding NAD(P)/FAD-dependent oxidoreductase, producing MAIRRVLIAGGGWGGIKAALELRRRLDPADEVVLVDPNPTFRLGFRKTWLLVGKTRLDEATRSKHALNDRGVRYLQARITAIAPEERWVEVEPAGGPGSGDRRRLEWDYLVVALGAQPRPDLVPGLLEAPGAFNLYDPEGALAAGRRLATMTGGRVVVAILGVPYKCPPAPYEAALLVDEALRGRGLQGQPPAGRPNFSIAVFTPQAGSLPVAGPAGCQAIESSLALRQIDFHPNRRFVRVEPGRLVGEGGETEPYDLLLAVPPHRIPDVAVTAGLAPGGGWIAVDPATLQTRFPRVYAIGDCTQIAMANGQPLPKAGVFAEGEAVVAAAHIAAALTGSRPPEPYRGEGYCFLELGGGLATLVRGEFLARPAPRVEVASPSREFLDQKLAFERERLEGWFGPASWSAEPSRLK from the coding sequence GTGGCCATCCGGCGCGTGCTGATCGCCGGCGGCGGCTGGGGCGGCATCAAGGCGGCCTTGGAACTGCGCCGCCGCCTGGACCCTGCGGATGAGGTGGTCCTGGTCGACCCCAACCCCACCTTCCGGCTGGGGTTCCGCAAGACCTGGCTGCTGGTGGGCAAGACCCGGCTCGACGAGGCCACCCGCTCCAAGCATGCCCTCAACGACCGGGGCGTCCGCTACCTGCAGGCCCGCATCACGGCCATCGCCCCCGAGGAGCGCTGGGTGGAGGTGGAACCGGCGGGCGGGCCGGGGTCCGGGGACCGCCGCCGGCTGGAGTGGGACTACCTGGTGGTCGCCCTGGGCGCCCAGCCCCGGCCGGACCTGGTGCCAGGGCTGCTCGAGGCACCCGGCGCCTTCAACCTCTATGATCCGGAGGGCGCCCTGGCCGCCGGCCGCCGGCTGGCCACCATGACCGGTGGGCGGGTGGTGGTGGCCATCCTGGGAGTGCCCTACAAGTGCCCGCCGGCTCCCTACGAGGCGGCCCTTCTGGTCGACGAGGCCCTCCGCGGCCGCGGCCTCCAGGGCCAGCCGCCCGCCGGCCGGCCGAACTTCTCCATCGCCGTGTTCACGCCCCAGGCCGGCTCCCTGCCCGTGGCGGGCCCTGCCGGCTGCCAGGCCATCGAGTCCAGCCTGGCCCTGCGGCAGATCGACTTCCACCCGAACCGCCGGTTCGTCCGGGTCGAACCGGGCCGCCTGGTGGGCGAAGGGGGCGAGACCGAGCCCTACGACCTGCTGCTGGCCGTGCCTCCCCACCGGATCCCCGACGTGGCCGTGACCGCCGGGCTGGCACCGGGGGGCGGATGGATCGCCGTCGACCCCGCCACCCTGCAAACCCGGTTCCCCCGGGTGTATGCCATCGGCGACTGCACCCAGATCGCCATGGCCAACGGCCAGCCCCTGCCCAAGGCGGGCGTCTTCGCCGAGGGAGAGGCCGTGGTGGCGGCGGCCCACATCGCGGCGGCCCTGACGGGCAGCCGGCCGCCGGAACCGTACCGGGGCGAGGGCTACTGCTTCCTGGAGCTAGGCGGCGGTCTAGCCACCCTGGTGCGCGGCGAGTTCCTGGCCCGGCCTGCACCGCGGGTGGAAGTGGCCTCGCCCTCCCGGGAATTTCTGGACCAGAAGCTGGCCTTCGAACGGGAGCGGCTGGAGGGGTGGTTCGGACCGGCCTCTTGGTCCGCGGAGCCTTCGCGGCTAAAATAG